One region of Vitis vinifera cultivar Pinot Noir 40024 chromosome 1, ASM3070453v1 genomic DNA includes:
- the LOC100257476 gene encoding chaperone protein dnaJ 49 isoform X2, translated as MECNKDEATRAKEIAEKKFIARDIAGAKKLALKAQNLFPGLNGLPQMLLTLDVHISAENKINGEADWYGILGVNPLADDDTVRKQYRKLALMLHPDKNKSIGADGAFKLISEAWSLLSDKTKRIAFDQKRNVKAGQQKVQPPSGGPSSSAAANGFYSFTKSRTTNTKAHKNATQMGPSSAPASAHKLKPNTFGTVCHRCKMQYEYLRIYLNHNLLCPNCHEPFFAVETPPPPSNGSKSSNPQ; from the coding sequence ATGGAGTGTAATAAAGACGAGGCTACCAGAGCAAAAGAAATCGCAGAGAAGAAGTTTATAGCACGGGACATTGCTGGAGCAAAGAAATTAGCTTTGAAGGCTCAAAATTTGTTTCCTGGTCTTAATGGTCTTCCCCAAATGTTATTAACACTTGATGTGCATATTTCTgcggaaaacaaaataaatggcGAAGCGGATTGGTATGGGATACTTGGTGTGAATCCACTAGCAGACGATGACACCGTGAGGAAGCAATATAGGAAGTTGGCCCTGATGCTTCATCCTGACAAGAACAAATCTATAGGGGCAGATGGGGCATTTAAACTTATTTCAGAAGCATGGAGTTTGTTGTCTGATAAGACTAAGAGAATCGCATTCGATCAGAAGAGGAATGTGAAAGCAGGTCAGCAGAAAGTTCAGCCTCCAAGTGGAGGTCCATCGTCATCCGCTGCTGCTAATGGTTTTTACAGTTTCACTAAAAGTAGGACTACAAACACAAAAGCTCATAAGAATGCCACTCAGATGGGTCCCTCTTCTGCCCCTGCTTCAGCTCATAAGCTAAAACCCAATACCTTTGGGACAGTCTGCCATCGGTGCAAAATGCAATACGAGTACCTCAGAATTTATCTCAACCACAATCTGCTTTGCCCCAATTGCCATGAGCCTTTTTTTGCAGTAGaaacaccaccaccaccttcaAATGGCTCTAAATCATCCAATCCTCAATGa
- the LOC104877364 gene encoding uncharacterized protein LOC104877364 — MECNKDEATRAKEIAEKKFIARDIAGAKKLALKAQNLFPGLDGLPQMLATLDVHISAENKINGEADWYGILGVNPQADDDTVRKQYRKLALMLHPDKNKSIGADGAFKLISEAWSLLSDKTKRIAYDQKRNVKAGQQKVQPPSGGPSSSAAANGFYSFTKSRTTNTKAHKNTTRMGPSSAPASAHKPKPNTFWTVCHRCKMQYEYLRIYLNHNLLCPNCHEPFFAVETPPPPSNGSKSSNPQWTFPQQQQSSNHQAASKSTLNQGKKNATSSNVGAGGFNAPDSFNHTNFQWGPFSGTSCASNAAQAASVVQKAYANVKREREEAQAASKREEALRRKHHASKKMSGGSSAGMSNSAKRRRGMDDVGASSYGKDITNRMGPGTGGAGATGLQGNLETRAVNGINKPNGSREVSHTEMQNILVEKARKEIRNKLNEWNSATVTKTAVKGVENGNEKANEKEEKIEKPLANGNVQDQNRPGESANTKTGVHAFKSFPDTCGGNTDIETIEPMSINVPDPDFHDFDKDRTERCFGDNQVWAAYDDDDGMPRYYAMIHSVISVNPFKMRISWLNSKTNSELGPLNWVGSGFSKTCGDFRVGRYEVNNSLNSFSHKVRWAKGMRGAIRIFPRKGDVWAIYRNWSPDWNELTADEVIHKYDMVEVLEDYDEELGVTVTPLVKVAGFKTVFHRHLDPREVRRIPREEMFRFSHHVPSYLLTGQEAPSAPKGCRELDPAATPLELLQVITDVREEEIVENDKIREENIVNKTTKANEKEIEENSEKATEKEISGDSKDMQEVEILEVAKEKQDKKVEHAEEKPIS, encoded by the coding sequence ATGGAGTGTAATAAAGACGAGGCTACCAGAGCAAAAGAAATCGCGGAGAAGAAGTTTATAGCACGGGACATTGCTGGAGCAAAGAAATTAGCTTTGAAGGCTCAAAATTTGTTTCCTGGTCTTGATGGTCTTCCCCAAATGTTAGCAACACTTGATGTGCATATTTCTgcagaaaacaaaataaatggtGAAGCGGATTGGTATGGGATACTTGGTGTGAATCCACAAGCAGACGATGACACGGTGAGGAAGCAATATAGGAAGTTGGCCCTGATGCTTCATCCTGACAAGAACAAATCTATAGGGGCAGATGGGGCATTTAAACTTATTTCAGAAGCATGGAGTTTGTTGTCTGATAAGACTAAGAGAATAGCATACGATCAGAAGAGGAATGTGAAAGCAGGTCAGCAGAAAGTTCAGCCTCCAAGTGGAGGTCCATCGTCATCCGCTGCTGCTAATGGTTTTTACAGTTTCACTAAAAGTAGGACTACAAATACAAAAGCTCATAAGAATACCACTCGGATGGGTCCCTCTTCTGCCCCTGCTTCAGCTCATAAGCCAAAACCCAATACCTTTTGGACAGTCTGCCATCGGTGCAAAATGCAATACGAGTACCTCAGAATTTATCTTAACCACAATCTGCTTTGCCCCAATTGCCATGAGCCTTTTTTTGCAGTAGAAACACCACCACCGCCTTCAAATGGCTCTAAATCATCCAATCCTCAATGGACTTTCCCGCAACAGCAACAGAGCTCAAATCACCAAGCAGCAAGCAAGAGCACACTTAATCAGGGAAAGAAGAATGCAACCTCTTCAAATGTGGGAGCAGGGGGCTTTAATGCTCCTGATTCATTTAACCACACCAATTTCCAATGGGGTCCATTCTCAGGAACATCTTGTGCTTCAAATGCTGCACAGGCTGCAAGTGTGGTTCAGAAGGCATATGCAAATGTAAAGAGAGAGCGTGAGGAGGCACAGGCAGCCTCCAAAAGAGAGGAGGCCCTGCGGAGGAAGCATCACGCATCTAAGAAGATGAGTGGTGGTTCATCTGCTGGGATGTCTAACTCTGCAAAGAGAAGAAGAGGCATGGATGATGTTGGTGCTTCCAGCTATGGAAAGGACATCACAAATCGAATGGGTCCAGGAACTGGAGGAGCTGGTGCAACTGGTTTACAAGGTAATCTTGAAACACGTGCAGTTAATGGAATCAATAAGCCTAATGGTTCAAGGGAGGTCTCCCACACTGAAATGCAGAATATACTGGTGGAGAAGGCTAGGAAGGAAATTCGAAATAAATTGAATGAATGGAACTCGGCTACTGTAACCAAAACTGCAGTAAAAGGGGTGGAGAATGGGAATGAGAAAGCAaatgaaaaagaggaaaaaattgaaaaacctttAGCAAATGGCAATGTGCAAGATCAAAACAGGCCTGGTGAGTCTGCTAATACCAAGACTGGAGTCCATGCCTTCAAGTCTTTTCCTGACACTTGCGGTGGAAATACAGATATAGAGACCATTGAACCAATGTCAATTAATGTTCCTGATCCtgattttcatgattttgacaAGGATCGGACAGAAAGATGTTTTGGTGATAACCAGGTATGGGCTgcatatgatgatgatgatgggatGCCTAGATATTATGCTATGATTCATAGTGTGATTTCCGTAAACCCATTCAAGATGCGTATTAGTTGGCTTAACTCAAAAACCAACAGTGAACTGGGCCCACTAAACTGGGTTGGTTCTGGTTTCTCAAAAACTTGTGGGGATTTCAGAGTTGGCAGATATGAAGTCAATAACTCTCTTAATTCTTTCTCACACAAGGTTAGGTGGGCAAAAGGCATGCGCGGTGCCATTCGCATTTTTCCTAGAAAGGGGGATGTGTGGGCTATCTATAGGAATTGGTCCCCTGACTGGAATGAGCTAACAGCAGATGAAGTAATACACAAGTATGATATGGTGGAAGTGCTTGAAGACTATGATGAAGAGCTAGGTGTAACTGTCACTCCCCTAGTTAAAGTTGCTGGCTTCAAGACAGTGTTTCACAGGCATTTGGACCCCAGAGAAGTCAGGAGGATACCAAGAGAGGAGATGTTTCGGTTCTCACATCATGTACCTTCATACTTGCTTACAGGTCAAGAAGCTCCAAGTGCTCCCAAGGGTTGCCGGGAGCTGGACCCTGCGGCTACTCCATTGGAACTTCTTCAGGTCATAACAGATGTTAGGGAAGAAGAGATTGTGGAAAATGACAAAATTAGGGAAGAAAATATAGTAAATAAGACCACAAAAgctaatgaaaaagaaattgaagagaATTCAGAGAAAGCTACAGAAAAAGAGATTTCAGGGGATTCCAAAGATATGCAGGAGGTAGAAATTCTGGAGGTTGCCAAAGAAAAGCAAGACAAGAAAGTGGAGCATGCTGAAGAAAAGCCAATTAGCTGA
- the LOC100257476 gene encoding uncharacterized protein LOC100257476 isoform X1, whose amino-acid sequence MVALRFKFIKWLCCDITQRKQLIREMECNKDEATRAKEIAEKKFIARDIAGAKKLALKAQNLFPGLNGLPQMLLTLDVHISAENKINGEADWYGILGVNPLADDDTVRKQYRKLALMLHPDKNKSIGADGAFKLISEAWSLLSDKTKRIAFDQKRNVKAGQQKVQPPSGGPSSSAAANGFYSFTKSRTTNTKAHKNATQMGPSSAPASAHKLKPNTFGTVCHRCKMQYEYLRIYLNHNLLCPNCHEPFFAVETPPPPSNGSKSSNPQ is encoded by the coding sequence CTGTGCTGTGATATTACACAAAGAAAGCAGTTGATTAGGGAAATGGAGTGTAATAAAGACGAGGCTACCAGAGCAAAAGAAATCGCAGAGAAGAAGTTTATAGCACGGGACATTGCTGGAGCAAAGAAATTAGCTTTGAAGGCTCAAAATTTGTTTCCTGGTCTTAATGGTCTTCCCCAAATGTTATTAACACTTGATGTGCATATTTCTgcggaaaacaaaataaatggcGAAGCGGATTGGTATGGGATACTTGGTGTGAATCCACTAGCAGACGATGACACCGTGAGGAAGCAATATAGGAAGTTGGCCCTGATGCTTCATCCTGACAAGAACAAATCTATAGGGGCAGATGGGGCATTTAAACTTATTTCAGAAGCATGGAGTTTGTTGTCTGATAAGACTAAGAGAATCGCATTCGATCAGAAGAGGAATGTGAAAGCAGGTCAGCAGAAAGTTCAGCCTCCAAGTGGAGGTCCATCGTCATCCGCTGCTGCTAATGGTTTTTACAGTTTCACTAAAAGTAGGACTACAAACACAAAAGCTCATAAGAATGCCACTCAGATGGGTCCCTCTTCTGCCCCTGCTTCAGCTCATAAGCTAAAACCCAATACCTTTGGGACAGTCTGCCATCGGTGCAAAATGCAATACGAGTACCTCAGAATTTATCTCAACCACAATCTGCTTTGCCCCAATTGCCATGAGCCTTTTTTTGCAGTAGaaacaccaccaccaccttcaAATGGCTCTAAATCATCCAATCCTCAATGa